In a single window of the Bactrocera dorsalis isolate Fly_Bdor chromosome 2, ASM2337382v1, whole genome shotgun sequence genome:
- the LOC105230490 gene encoding putative odorant receptor 85d: protein MSDQIIHFESFNTLANIFYTSIGLDAYQKAGQRTNNIRRQLLSIFFIITIANMNITLLSELLYIFMAFAKNNNFVEATMLSSFVGFVIVGDFKIYSIWRQRARITAMMQALHALYPQTLAEQTKYEVQRALQRYQRFAYAFVLLHELLVWSYNLFPLLNYFIYEVWLAARVVGKTLPYNCWTPFDWHVNDWRYYPMYLTQIAAGQACLSGQLANDLLLSAVAVQLIMHYRQLARRIELHVAGGGGGSGSKWRTAATNVCREQDLSFLRSVIAYHQQILNLSQALNDVFGISLFISFASTALIICFVLFQITIGANIDAIIMLAFFLFCSLVQIFLICYYAQQILEASEYISYAVYNHNWFDSDLRYRKMLIYIMARAQKPSKLQATALVIVSMPTMTDLLQLSYKGFAVIRTMYAREPKNISK from the exons ATGTCCGACCAAATCATACATTTCGAGAGTTTCAACACGCTCGCCAACATATTCTACACAAGCATTGGCCTGGACGCATACCAGAAAGCCGGGCAACGCACCAACAACATACGTCGCCAATTGTTGAGCATATTTTTCATCATCACAATAGCCAACATGAACATAACCTTACTTAGCGAAttgctatacatatttatggccTTCGCAAAAAATAACAACTTCGTTGAGGCAACAATGCTTTCGTCATTTGTGGGTTTCGTCATTGTGGGTGATTTCAAAATCTACAGCATTTGGCGGCAACGTGCGCGCATCACCGCTATGATGCAAGCGCTACATGCGCTCTATCCCCAAACGCTGGCCGAGCAAACGAAATACGAAGTGCAGCGCGCACTACAGCGTTATCAACGTTTCGCGTATGCATTTGTTTTGCTGCACGAGCTGCTAGTCTggagttataatctatttccgCTACTCAACTATTTCATCTATGAAGTTTGGCTGGCGGCACGTGTTGTGGGCAAAACGCTGCCCTACAACTGTTGGACACCATTCGATTGGCATGTTAATGATTGGCGCTATTATCCGATGTATCTGACGCAAATTGCTGCCGGGCAAGCGTGTCTCTCCGGGCAATTGGCCAATGACTTGCTCTTGAGCGCAGTGGCAGTGCAGTTGATAATGCATTATCGGCAACTGGCACGACGCATAGAATTGCATGTAGCGGGCGGAGGGGGCGGCAGTGGAAGCAAATGGCGCACAGCGGCGACTAACGTGTGTCGTGAGCAAGATTTAAGTTTTCTACGCAGCGTTATTGCCTATCATCAGCAGATACTGAA CTTATCACAGGCTTTGAATGATGTCTTCGGTATTTCGCTCTTTATCAGCTTTGCCTCGACTGCGCTGATTATCTGCTTTGTGCTCTTCCAAATCACCATTGGTGCCAATATTGATGCAATCATTATGTTGGCGTTCTTTCTCTTCTGCTCGTTGGTGCAAATCTTTCTTATTTGCTACTATGCCCAGCAGATTTTGGAAGCG AGTGAATACATCAGCTATGCAGTTTATAATCACAATTGGTTCGATTCTGATTTGCGTTATCGGAAAATGTTGATATATATAATGGCACGCGCACAGAAGCCGTCGAAATTGCAAGCAACTGCTTTGGTGATAGTTTCTATGCCCACCATGACCGAT CTTCTTCAATTATCCTATAAGGGTTTTGCAGTTATCCGCACGATGTATGCACGTGAACCGAAGAACATTTccaaataa
- the LOC105230491 gene encoding putative odorant receptor 85d, whose protein sequence is MSKKMIEFGAFMSTANFWYSFNGIVAYDDIYRQPGDAPQQKSFAARFTTVLRQIYSLIGLVNLIWVLIIEASFVVVNFIENSDFLQAARNFTFMGFVIVSILKILSNLRQRSRLSILMQKLYEIYPKQSTDQPPYELQSHLSHYRRIGFMHAFTHAFTVGTYNFLPMINYLFLAPLLQHTDVVRELPYYCWVPFEWRDNWLYYPLYVSQVCASLTGLGGYLASDLLFCAATVQLIIHFRKLARDIEAYQAGCSCATADVCTQQAQRDLDFLSAAVYYHSHTLALCQLINEIFGLPVLINFISTSFVICFLAFQFSIGVPLDSMVALVSYMICCLVQFYMICSYGQELITTSENIGHAVYNHNWLVADVRYKKMLILIIRRAQKPAILKATTFVNISMGTLTDLLQLSYKFFALIRTMYAR, encoded by the exons ATGTCAAAGAAAATGATCGAATTCGGCGCCTTCATGAGTACAGCCAATTTCTGGTATAGCTTCAATGGCATTGTGGCCTACGATGATATCTACCGACAACCAGGCGATGCGCCACAGCAAAAAAGTTTTGCTGCTCGATTTACAACAGTACTGCGTCAAATATACAGCCTTATTGGGCTGGTCAACTTGATTTGGGTGCTCATCATAGAAGCTTCGTTCGTTGTTGTCAACTTTATAGAGAATTCCGATTTCTTGCAAGCTGCGCGAAATTTCACCTTCATGGGATTCGTTATTGTGTCAATTCTAAAGATTTTAAGTAATCTGCGACAGCGTTCACGACTCAGCATCCTCATGCAGAAGCTCTACGAAATCTATCCAAAGCAGTCGACAGATCAGCCGCCATACGAACTACAGAGCCATCTGTCGCACTACAGACGCATTGGTTTTATGCATGCCTTTACGCATGCCTTCACTGTTGGCACCTACAATTTTCTGCCGATGATCAACTACTTATTTTTGGCGCCTTTGCTGCAGCATACAGACGTGGTGCGCGAACTGCCGTACTATTGTTGGGTACCCTTTGAGTGGCGCGACAATTGGCTCTATTATCCGCTTTATGTGTCGCAGGTATGTGCCAGCCTCACAGGCTTGGGTGGTTATTTAGCTAGTGATTTGTTATTCTGCGCTGCAACTGTACAACTAATAATCCATTTCCGGAAATTGGCACGTGACATTGAAGCATATCAGGCGGGTTGCTCGTGTGCCACAGCGGATGTGTGTACGCAGCAGGCGCAGCGCGATTTAGACTTTCTCAGTGCAGCCGTTTATTATCATAGTCATACATTGGC TCTCTGCCAGCTAATCAATGAAATATTTGGTCTACCAGTGCTCATCAATTTCATCTCGACATCTTTCGTTATATGTTTTCTGGCCTTTCAATTTAGCATTGGCGTGCCTTTGGATTCAATGGTCGCATTGGTTTCCTATATGATTTGCTGTTTAGTTCAATTTTATATGATTTGTAGTTATGGTCAGGAGTTGATAACAACG aGCGAAAATATTGGTCATGCCGTTTACAACCACAACTGGCTCGTTGCCGACGTTCGTTACAAGAAAATGTTGATCTTGATCATACGACGCGCTCAGAAGCCAGCTATACTCAAAGCTACCACTTTTGTAAATATCTCCATGGGTACCTTAACTGAT TTACTTCAATTATCATATAAATTCTTCGCATTAATTCGCACCATGTACGCCCGATAA